From Blattabacterium cuenoti:
ATTTCACAATCTAATCAAAATAGAAAACTTACAAAACCAAAAATAATAAATTCATTTTAAAAAATGAAAATTCTTTCTTTAAATCAAATTAGAAAAACAGATCAATATTGTATTGATTCCGAATCTATTTCTTCTGTTCAATTAATGGAAAGAGCAGCTAAAGGTTGTTTTGATTGGATTATTCATAATAATTTTTTCAAAATTAGAGAAATTCCATTTATAGTATTAGTAGGAAATGGAAATAATGGAGGAGATGGACTCTCTTTATCTTATATGTTACATTTATACGGAGCAACAGTTTCGGTATATATAGTTCCCATATCTAGTCATTTTTCAAATGAGTTTTTAATCAAAAAAAATCAAATACTACAGCATAATATAAATTTAAAAACAATTAATGAAGGAGAAAAATTTCCTTTTTTAAATCAGGAAAGTTATATTATTGATGCTATTTTCGGAATAGGATTCAATCGTATATTGAATCAATATTGGAAATCTTTTTTTCATTATATCAATGAAAAAAAATTCCAAGCGGTTATATCCATAGACACTCCATCTGGACTTTTTATAGAAAAAAGCCATGAAAATTTTGAAGGAATAATCAAAGCTACTCATACTTTAACTTTTCAAGTTCCCAAATTATCTTTTTTATTACCAAATTACGCAGATTATGTTGGAAATTGGTATTTGATAAATATTGGATGGAATAAAGATTTTATTCGTAAAATAAAAACTAAAAATTTTTATATAGATGATGTATATATACATGCTATATATAAAAAAAAAATAAGAAAAAAATTTTCGCATAAAGGAAATTATGGTCATGGAATGATTATAGGTGGAAGTTTTGGCATGATAGGGTCTGTAATACTTTCCGCAACTGCCAGTTTTCGTACTGGAATAGGAAAATTAAGTGTATATGTTCCTTCCTGTGGATATCAGATAATCCAAAATGCAGTTCCAGAAGCTATTGTAAATACAGACCATCAAACACATTGGATTAGTAATATTCCAATTCTCAATGAAAATATAAATGCAATAGGAATAGGAATGGGAATGGGAACTCATCCTAAAACGGTATATGCTCTAGAATCTTTTTTATTAAAAAATAAAAAAATACCTATGGTAATTGATGCAGATGCTATAAATATATTATCATATGAATTCAAATTATTGGATCTTCTTCCTAAAGAAACCATCATTACTCCACATCCAAAAGAATTTCAAAGATTATGTCGTTGTTCATGGAAAAATGATTATGAAAAATTACATATTTTAAAAAAAATGTCTACTAAACATAAAATTTTTATTGTATTAAAAGGAGCACATTCCATTATTTCAACTCCTCATGGAATTCTATATTTTAATAGTACAGGAAATACAGGGATGGCAACATCTGGGAGTGGAGATGTTCTTACTGGAATGATTATGAGTTTTTTATCTCAAGGATATTCTCCAAAAGAATCATGCATAATGGGAGTTTATTTACACGGATTAGCAGGAGATATTGCCTCAAAAAATTTAAGCGAGGAATCCATCATCGCTAATGATATTATTAATTATATAGGAAAAGCGTATCTAAAAATTTAATTTTATTCATATTTATTTATTGTATTATCTGTATATGATATTATATTTATATGTAATAGTATATAATAAAATTATGATTGTTGTCAATAAACTAATTTTTGAAATAAAATCTCCATATTTAATGTAAAAAGTTTTCTTTTTATTGAGATATATTTTATTATACAAAACACCTTCTTTTCCATAAGGAATATATGATATGATTTCTCCTTTTTCGTTGATAAAACAAGATATTCCTGTATTTGCAGATCTAGCTATATATTTTCGATTTTCAATCGCTCTAATTCGAGCATAATACATATGTTGTTTATGTCCTTGCGATAATCCCCACCATCCATCATTAGTAATAATCACCATAAAATCTACATTTTTTTTTCTAAAAAAATTAGAAACATATTCACCAAAAACAGATTCATAACAAATAATAGGAGCTATTTTTATTCCTAAATAAGGATGGTGAAAAACAGAAGGATAAGTTTCTTTTCCAAGTTCCATTACAGTTCCTCCAAAATTAAGTAATATATTTCCTAATATAGGTGAAAAAATTTTCTTATAAGGAAAAGTTTCTACTGCTGGTACTAATTTAGATTTATGATGAAATGCAATATTTTCATTGGTCCCTATTTGAATGACCGAATTAAAAACATCTATCCATTGTATATTTTTCGTTTTTTTTGAAAAAATAGGAATGGAAGTTTTACTTTTATTTTTTTTTTTATATAAAGAAATTAATTCTACTCCTGTTATAAATACTGTATTTGGAGATTTATTTCTCAAATAATTTTTAAATACAGAAATAATTTTATTTTTATTTATATTTTTTATTTGTATTTTTTCTGAAAACATAGTTTCAGGAGCTATAATTATCATCGATTCTTTAGAGATCTTTTGATCTATTAATCTTTTTAATTTTGAAATTAATTTATTTGTGGAAATGTAATATTTTTGATTGTATGGATCTATGTTTGGCTGCAGTATTAATACGTTTGCAGTACGTTTATATTGATTTTTTTTATATCTTATATAAATAATATTTGAAATAAAAATCATAATAAAAATTATTCCTACATTAAAAAATATTTTTTTATATAATAATAAAACGTTTTTATCATTTTTATATTTAATAATAGATTCTGCAAATCCAATATTCACAATCCATATCCATATAGATCCCCCTAAAACTCCTGTATATTCATACCATTGAATCCATTCCGTGTAATTGGCGAAACCATTTCCTAAATTCAACCAAGGCCAAGATAATTCCCATTCTAAATGCATTTTTTCGAAAGAAATCCATAAACAAACCAGAAATACATATCCTATTTTTTTGTCTTTTATATGTTTTTTAATACATGAATAAAAAGAAAAAATAATTGACATAAAAAGAGCATTACATAATACAGGGGTTAAATAAGCTTCTACAGAAAAAGTTCCATTAATTCTTTTTGCATAAGATAACCACCATGTAGAAATTGCATTCCATGTTAAAAAAGTAATAAAAGAAAATAATAAAATATAAAATAAAGAATGATTCAAATAATTTTCTACATATAATAAAGGAACAAAAGCAATAAATAAATATATGGGATACCCATCTGTAGGCCATCCTAATCCTAACAAAATTCCAGAAAATACACAGTATATAAAAAATTCAATTTTTTTGTATAAAATTTTAACTGAATTTTAAAAAAAGTGGAGCTGGCGGGATTCGAACCCGCGTCCAAACAAGTAGTATAAAAGATTTCTACATATTTATCCAAAAAAAATTTTTTACATTTTTATCCAATTTTTGGATCTCGAATAAAAATGAAAGATTCAAAATCTAGTTTCAGAAAACTTAAGAATCATATGTTTTCTTATCCTTAACCGTTTACTGTATCTCTATATCAAAAATTATAAGGATGAATTTTTGAGAGATATTTTGCTTCTGCATTTTTGCAGACTAAGACTGTAATGTATTAACATTAAGCAGCAAAAGCGTATTCTTTTTCGCCATTTATATATTTTGTAACGCTTGATTTTCGTGTAATACCTTACGTGACACGATATGCTTTCTTTTATAACTCATCTTGCTGTCAAATCCAAAATCAGCCCCTAATTTTAAATCATTATTGACCACAGTGAATTTAAAAAAATCAAATCAAACTAGTTTGATCTGATGCATCTATTCTTATAAATATAAATAATAAAACCGTAAAAGACCAAAGAGATGATCCTCCATAACTGAAAAAAGGTAAAACAATTCCTATTGTAGGAAAAAGCCCCATAACCATCCCTAAATTAATAATAAAATGAATAAAAAGAATATTTCCAACCGAATATCCAAATATTCTTCCAAAAATATCTTTTTGTCTTTCAGATAAAAGATAAATACGACTAATAAATAATAAATAAAATATAATTAGAATTCCACTTCCTATAAACCCCCATTCTTCTCCCACTGTACAAAAAATATAATCCGTATGTTGTTCAGGAACAAATTTTCCTTTTGTTACAGTTCCTTTTTGATATCCTTTTCCAAAGAATTTTCCAGAACCAATGGCTGTTTTAGAATATAATAAATTATATCCTACATTATCTCTATATTTTCTGTCAAATTCATTTTGAAATAAAATATTGATTCTATCTTTATGATGTTGTTTTAAAAATTTTTGAAAAAAAAATGGAGAAAAAATAGAAAAAACTGAAAAACTAATAAATAAAAATATATAAAAAAATAAATCTACAAACAATATTTTTTTCTTAAAAAGAAAGAAAAAAATAAAAAAAATGAATAAAAGTAAAACTACAATCCAAGGGGAAAAGCTTAACGAAGCTACAAACAAAAAAATATAAAATAAAAAATAAAGTATAAAAAAAATAGATAAACCTTCTCTATACAAAGTAAGAAGAAAAGAAGAAAAAATTATAGAAGAACCAGGATCAGGTTGTAAAAATATTAAAAAAGCAGGGACTCCCAATATAATAGATATATGTAATAATGCTTTATTATTATTCTCTATATCTTCTTGACTCATAATATGAGCTATCATTAAAGATGTTGATATTTTAGCTAATTCAGATGGTTGAAAACTAATAGGACCAAAAACATACCAAGATTTTGACCCATTTATATTTTTTCCAAAAAAAAATACTCCAACTAAAAGAAATAACGTAAATAAAAAGAAAAATGGAGTTATATGTTTATAATAAATAGGTTTAAATAAAAAAATAATAAAAATGAAAGCAAGACTTAATAATATCCATATTAATTGTTTTTCTGCTTTTTCAGGAGAAACTGAATATAAATTCATATATCCAAAAAAAATCATAATAATATAAAAGAGAACAATTCCCCAATCTATGTTTCTAAGCGATATTTTATTTCTTTTTGTCAATAGAATTTTTTGTATCAGAGTTATTTAACTTTTTCATTCTTGCTATTGAATTATATACTTTCTTCAGGCCTAAAGTCATTATTTTTTTTTCAAGATTTTTTCTATTCACATTATTGTTGATATACTTTTCTGCAATCAGACTAGCTATTGGTCCAGCCCAACGAGATCCAAACCCTCCATTTTCTATTATAACAGAAATAGCAATTTTAGGGTTTTCTACTGGCGCAAACAATATAAAAATAGAATGATCGGGCAAAGAAACTATTTTATGATTTACTTTAATAAAATTTTGAGCCGTTCCTGTTTTTCCAGCCATTCTAATATCAGATGATTTAAAACTTTTTCCAGTTCCGATGATGAAAACTTTTTCCATTCCATTAATAATTAAATCAAAATATTTACTTTTAACTTTAGTATGTTTAGCTACAGTATAATTAGGGTTGGATATAGGTTTATGATTAATTTTTTTTACGATATGTGGAGTGTAGAAAAAACCTCTATTTGCTATAGCACAAACCATATTCGCTAATTGCATAGGAGTTACATTTATTTCTCCTTGACCAATACTATTAGAAATAATCGTAATAGCATTCCATTTTGTTGTTCCATATTTTTTATTATAATAATCTCCAGAAGGAATAACTCCTTTTTCTCCTGTAGCTAAATCGTTATATAAATAATTTCCAAAACCAAAACTTTTTATAATATCACACCATTCATTAGTTCCTTTTGTCAAATCTTTAGGGTATTTTTCTATAACACGTTTATAAACTTGTGCAAAATAGTTATTACAAGAAACAGCAACAGCTGTTTCTATCCCTATAGGAAATCCATGAATTCCAGAATGACAATGAATTCTTTTTTTTCCATATTTAAATCCTTTATAACATATGAAAGTTGTACTAGTATCTACTACTCCCATTTGAAGACCTGCTAACTCAGTTAATAATTTAAATGGAGAAGCTGGTGGATAACGAGCTTGTGTCGTTCTATCAAATAAAGGATTATCTATTGTATCTTTCATTAATTTTTTAAATTCTTTAGATCTGTTTATCCCTACAAATAAATTAGGGTTATTAATAGGACTAGATACTAAAGATAGAATTTCTCCATTTTTAGGATTTATAGCAACTATTCCTCCTTTTTTTTGATACATAAGCTGTTCGGCATAACTTTGTAAGTTCCAATCTATAGTTAAAGAAATATCATTTCCACTTACAGCTTTAATATTGTTTTTACTATTATTATAACTTCCTATAATGCATCCTTTTCTATCTCTTACCCAATATTTTACTCCTTTTTTTCCTCTTAAAATTTTTTCATAAGATTTTTCTACTCCAGCCCAACCAATAAAATCTCCTATTTGATAATAATTAGATTCTTTCTTAATATCTTTTTGAGTAACTTCTCCTATATATCCTAAAACATTAGCTGAACTTTCTACTTTATAATCTCTAAGAGAACGTTTTGTCCAATCAAACCCTTTATATTTATAAAGTTTTTCTTGTATAGTTGCAAATTTTTCTTTTGAAATGAAAGGTAAAAAAACA
This genomic window contains:
- a CDS encoding NAD(P)H-hydrate dehydratase encodes the protein MKILSLNQIRKTDQYCIDSESISSVQLMERAAKGCFDWIIHNNFFKIREIPFIVLVGNGNNGGDGLSLSYMLHLYGATVSVYIVPISSHFSNEFLIKKNQILQHNINLKTINEGEKFPFLNQESYIIDAIFGIGFNRILNQYWKSFFHYINEKKFQAVISIDTPSGLFIEKSHENFEGIIKATHTLTFQVPKLSFLLPNYADYVGNWYLINIGWNKDFIRKIKTKNFYIDDVYIHAIYKKKIRKKFSHKGNYGHGMIIGGSFGMIGSVILSATASFRTGIGKLSVYVPSCGYQIIQNAVPEAIVNTDHQTHWISNIPILNENINAIGIGMGMGTHPKTVYALESFLLKNKKIPMVIDADAINILSYEFKLLDLLPKETIITPHPKEFQRLCRCSWKNDYEKLHILKKMSTKHKIFIVLKGAHSIISTPHGILYFNSTGNTGMATSGSGDVLTGMIMSFLSQGYSPKESCIMGVYLHGLAGDIASKNLSEESIIANDIINYIGKAYLKI
- the lnt gene encoding apolipoprotein N-acyltransferase, with the protein product MLGLGWPTDGYPIYLFIAFVPLLYVENYLNHSLFYILLFSFITFLTWNAISTWWLSYAKRINGTFSVEAYLTPVLCNALFMSIIFSFYSCIKKHIKDKKIGYVFLVCLWISFEKMHLEWELSWPWLNLGNGFANYTEWIQWYEYTGVLGGSIWIWIVNIGFAESIIKYKNDKNVLLLYKKIFFNVGIIFIMIFISNIIYIRYKKNQYKRTANVLILQPNIDPYNQKYYISTNKLISKLKRLIDQKISKESMIIIAPETMFSEKIQIKNINKNKIISVFKNYLRNKSPNTVFITGVELISLYKKKNKSKTSIPIFSKKTKNIQWIDVFNSVIQIGTNENIAFHHKSKLVPAVETFPYKKIFSPILGNILLNFGGTVMELGKETYPSVFHHPYLGIKIAPIICYESVFGEYVSNFFRKKNVDFMVIITNDGWWGLSQGHKQHMYYARIRAIENRKYIARSANTGISCFINEKGEIISYIPYGKEGVLYNKIYLNKKKTFYIKYGDFISKISLLTTIIILLYTITYKYNIIYR
- the rodA gene encoding rod shape-determining protein RodA encodes the protein MTKRNKISLRNIDWGIVLFYIIMIFFGYMNLYSVSPEKAEKQLIWILLSLAFIFIIFLFKPIYYKHITPFFFLFTLFLLVGVFFFGKNINGSKSWYVFGPISFQPSELAKISTSLMIAHIMSQEDIENNNKALLHISIILGVPAFLIFLQPDPGSSIIFSSFLLTLYREGLSIFFILYFLFYIFLFVASLSFSPWIVVLLLFIFFIFFFLFKKKILFVDLFFYIFLFISFSVFSIFSPFFFQKFLKQHHKDRINILFQNEFDRKYRDNVGYNLLYSKTAIGSGKFFGKGYQKGTVTKGKFVPEQHTDYIFCTVGEEWGFIGSGILIIFYLLFISRIYLLSERQKDIFGRIFGYSVGNILFIHFIINLGMVMGLFPTIGIVLPFFSYGGSSLWSFTVLLFIFIRIDASDQTSLI
- the mrdA gene encoding penicillin-binding protein 2 translates to MKKLYKFYILLSVVASILIIRLFYIQIYTEKYILNAFNTSIKQEIVIPERGSIFDRNENLLVFNKSIYELIVIPILLDEHFDVMEFCNLVRIEKSTFSKNLEKAKTYSKYLPSVFLPFISKEKFATIQEKLYKYKGFDWTKRSLRDYKVESSANVLGYIGEVTQKDIKKESNYYQIGDFIGWAGVEKSYEKILRGKKGVKYWVRDRKGCIIGSYNNSKNNIKAVSGNDISLTIDWNLQSYAEQLMYQKKGGIVAINPKNGEILSLVSSPINNPNLFVGINRSKEFKKLMKDTIDNPLFDRTTQARYPPASPFKLLTELAGLQMGVVDTSTTFICYKGFKYGKKRIHCHSGIHGFPIGIETAVAVSCNNYFAQVYKRVIEKYPKDLTKGTNEWCDIIKSFGFGNYLYNDLATGEKGVIPSGDYYNKKYGTTKWNAITIISNSIGQGEINVTPMQLANMVCAIANRGFFYTPHIVKKINHKPISNPNYTVAKHTKVKSKYFDLIINGMEKVFIIGTGKSFKSSDIRMAGKTGTAQNFIKVNHKIVSLPDHSIFILFAPVENPKIAISVIIENGGFGSRWAGPIASLIAEKYINNNVNRKNLEKKIMTLGLKKVYNSIARMKKLNNSDTKNSIDKKK